One segment of Ignavibacteria bacterium DNA contains the following:
- a CDS encoding N-acetylornithine carbamoyltransferase — protein sequence MRRFTSVHDLINGPGLDVAIHDALEFARHPWINTEIGRRRTVGLLFMNPSLRTRMSTQKAATLMGAETIVLNAGSDSWTLETKDGVVMDGSTTEHIKEAAAVMGAYCDVLGLRTFASLTDRDADYAEDVLEKFIAYAGVPVVSLESATRHPLQSFADLITIEQFKKTPRPKVVLTWAPHPKALPQAVANSFVEWMSAGNVDLVVAHPKGYELAPSFASGVTVTNDQDEALAGADFVYAKNWSSYEQYGQILSQDRSWTVTEDKMSLTNNAKFMHCLPVRRNMIVSDGVLDGPNSIVIPQAANRVVSAQTALYYLLKGLA from the coding sequence ATGCGTCGATTCACCTCCGTTCATGATCTCATCAATGGCCCCGGTCTCGACGTAGCGATCCATGACGCTCTTGAGTTTGCACGTCATCCATGGATCAACACAGAGATCGGCAGACGCCGCACCGTAGGCTTGCTCTTCATGAACCCATCGCTTCGCACGCGCATGAGCACACAGAAGGCAGCAACACTCATGGGTGCAGAGACCATCGTTCTCAATGCCGGTAGTGATTCGTGGACGCTTGAAACCAAGGACGGTGTGGTGATGGATGGCTCTACTACAGAGCACATCAAGGAAGCCGCAGCGGTAATGGGAGCCTATTGCGACGTACTCGGCCTTCGCACGTTTGCGTCACTCACTGATCGTGATGCGGACTACGCAGAGGATGTTCTTGAGAAGTTCATTGCCTATGCCGGTGTCCCGGTAGTGAGCCTCGAAAGTGCAACACGTCACCCACTACAGAGTTTTGCCGATCTCATTACGATCGAGCAGTTCAAGAAGACCCCTCGACCAAAGGTTGTCCTCACGTGGGCGCCCCATCCCAAGGCACTCCCGCAAGCAGTTGCCAATTCGTTCGTTGAATGGATGTCGGCCGGAAATGTCGACCTCGTCGTTGCTCATCCAAAGGGATATGAACTCGCCCCTTCCTTTGCATCCGGCGTAACGGTCACCAACGATCAAGACGAAGCATTGGCTGGTGCTGATTTTGTCTACGCCAAGAACTGGTCTTCGTACGAGCAGTATGGTCAGATCCTGTCGCAGGATAGATCGTGGACCGTTACCGAGGACAAGATGTCGCTGACCAACAACGCCAAGTTCATGCACTGCCTACCCGTGCGACGGAACATGATCGTATCGGACGGTGTGCTCGACGGACCAAACTCCATCGTTATCCCTCAAGCAGCGAATCGCGTCGTATCCGCACAAACAGCACTCTACTATCTGCTCAAGGGGCTTGCGTGA
- a CDS encoding N-acetyl-gamma-glutamyl-phosphate reductase: MIRVAVVGAAGYTGGEVLRLLLHHRQVGVQNLIAVSSSHAGQHVAAAHPDLYGTTDLHFDALPPTDADLYILCLGHGKSAAWMEENPLHSNAKVIDLGNDFRLEAENPSFVYGLPEVHRDRLRTAFRVANPGCFATAIQLALLPVAEKGMLTGDVVVNAFTGSTGAGQQPSETTHYSWRTNNVSTYKVFEHQHEPEIKQTIGDVAMHFVPVRGPFARGIHATIVLPGDWSGFDVDELYRSRYAGHPFVVVCNEPPDMKRVVNTNMCHLGFVVKNDALMIVSVIDNLLKGAAGQAIQNMNLMFGLDETSGLDLKSSVY, translated from the coding sequence ATGATACGCGTAGCTGTTGTTGGTGCAGCAGGATATACAGGGGGCGAAGTGCTCCGTTTGCTGCTTCATCATCGTCAGGTAGGTGTACAGAATCTCATTGCCGTGAGTTCGTCGCATGCCGGACAACACGTTGCAGCCGCACATCCAGATCTCTACGGAACTACGGATCTGCACTTCGATGCACTTCCTCCGACCGATGCCGACCTCTATATCCTGTGTCTTGGACACGGCAAGTCCGCTGCCTGGATGGAAGAGAATCCTCTGCACTCCAATGCCAAGGTGATCGATCTCGGGAACGACTTCAGACTTGAAGCAGAGAACCCATCGTTCGTATACGGTCTTCCAGAAGTCCACAGGGACAGACTTCGCACGGCCTTCCGTGTAGCCAATCCCGGTTGCTTTGCAACGGCCATTCAGCTTGCTCTTCTGCCAGTAGCAGAGAAGGGAATGCTCACCGGCGATGTTGTGGTCAACGCATTTACGGGTTCGACCGGTGCCGGACAACAACCATCGGAAACAACGCACTATTCGTGGCGCACAAACAACGTAAGCACCTACAAGGTGTTCGAACATCAACACGAGCCGGAGATCAAGCAGACGATCGGTGATGTTGCGATGCACTTCGTACCGGTACGCGGTCCGTTCGCGCGCGGCATTCACGCCACGATCGTTCTGCCCGGTGATTGGAGCGGCTTCGATGTTGACGAGCTCTATCGATCACGATATGCTGGGCACCCCTTTGTTGTTGTCTGCAATGAACCGCCCGATATGAAGCGAGTGGTGAACACAAACATGTGTCATCTCGGATTCGTTGTGAAGAACGATGCGCTCATGATCGTGAGTGTGATCGACAATCTTTTGAAGGGGGCTGCCGGGCAAGCCATTCAGAACATGAACCTCATGTTCGGACTCGATGAAACATCGGGTCTTGATCTCAAATCGTCTGTGTATTAG
- a CDS encoding Hsp70 family protein codes for MSHLAIGIDLGTTFSAVATINPAGRPEIVANADGDRITASAVTFLENGSVVVGNQAVDASTDAPDRTVRWVKRNIGQADWNVVIDGRAYSAVDISGMILDRVRRDAEQVLGPIMSAVVTVPAYFDEFRRKATMDAASAASLDVLRIINEPTAAALAYNTSGKINGNVLVYDLGGGTFDVSVIRADSPDSMTVISSEGDHQLGGVDFDKVLAEMFNESFIEQHGMPLIHSGNSSVDNAVMLEAERVKRKLTQMSIVQNITLRSGDLFSTTSVDRATFNERIRPLLIRTEMLIDDALDHASLRARDITAVVLVGGSTRVPAVHDLLRTKFGQEPLRHINPDEAVALGAAVQAGIILQERGVMMPVTEEAKMALSKVSLTDVTNHSYGTITMGHAHGRETLRNSLIIPKNTPIPCTHSDTFFTIHDDQQVIHCTITQGEDLDPEFVNVITEGFMKLPAGRPRGCEILITYSYDANGRMSCEFKDVLTGRIQCFNLDSLPTS; via the coding sequence ATGAGTCATCTCGCAATTGGTATTGATCTAGGCACCACGTTCTCAGCCGTAGCCACAATTAATCCTGCCGGCAGGCCCGAGATAGTTGCGAATGCTGATGGCGATCGAATCACCGCTTCAGCCGTAACGTTTCTCGAGAATGGGTCGGTGGTTGTTGGGAACCAGGCCGTTGACGCCTCAACCGATGCACCAGATCGAACAGTGCGATGGGTAAAGCGCAATATCGGGCAAGCTGACTGGAACGTAGTGATCGACGGTCGAGCCTACTCAGCAGTAGACATTAGCGGCATGATTCTCGATCGCGTTCGACGAGATGCGGAGCAAGTCCTCGGTCCGATCATGAGTGCCGTGGTAACCGTTCCCGCCTACTTTGATGAGTTCCGACGTAAGGCAACCATGGATGCAGCTTCTGCTGCAAGCCTAGACGTGTTGCGCATCATCAACGAACCCACGGCAGCTGCTCTTGCATATAACACTTCTGGGAAGATCAACGGCAACGTTCTCGTATACGATCTGGGAGGGGGCACGTTCGATGTGTCTGTCATTCGTGCTGATTCACCAGATTCAATGACGGTTATCTCTTCCGAAGGCGACCATCAGCTCGGAGGCGTCGACTTTGACAAAGTTTTAGCAGAGATGTTCAACGAGAGCTTCATCGAACAGCACGGCATGCCCCTGATTCATTCTGGGAACAGCTCTGTAGACAATGCGGTGATGTTGGAAGCAGAGCGAGTGAAACGCAAGCTCACCCAGATGTCTATCGTTCAAAACATTACGCTACGAAGTGGCGATCTCTTTTCAACGACCTCAGTTGATCGCGCAACCTTTAATGAGAGGATACGACCATTATTGATACGAACGGAAATGCTGATCGACGATGCTCTGGACCACGCGTCTCTTCGGGCTCGTGATATCACCGCCGTGGTTCTCGTCGGTGGTTCCACTCGAGTTCCGGCAGTACACGACCTCTTAAGGACCAAGTTCGGTCAAGAGCCCCTGCGACACATCAATCCGGATGAAGCTGTTGCACTAGGAGCTGCCGTGCAAGCAGGCATCATCCTCCAGGAACGCGGAGTTATGATGCCGGTAACGGAAGAAGCTAAAATGGCACTCTCGAAGGTGTCACTGACAGACGTGACCAATCACAGCTATGGCACGATTACGATGGGCCATGCACACGGCCGAGAAACACTCCGCAACTCGCTGATCATACCAAAGAACACTCCAATACCCTGCACTCATTCGGATACATTCTTCACTATCCATGATGACCAACAGGTCATTCACTGTACGATCACGCAAGGTGAAGATCTTGACCCAGAGTTTGTGAATGTAATAACGGAGGGCTTTATGAAGTTGCCAGCCGGCAGACCTCGCGGATGCGAGATCTTGATTACGTACAGCTACGATGCGAATGGACGAATGAGTTGTGAGTTTAAGGATGTTTTAACTGGCCGTATTCAGTGTTTCAATCTCGATTCGCTCCCAACATCCTGA
- a CDS encoding M20 family metallo-hydrolase: protein MIELLTKLIATPSFSRDEGATADIIEQVLRDAGADVERFGNNVVAWGVGARQAVPPPAILLNSHHDTVQPGAGWTHDPFVPVVEDGKIIGLGSNDAGGALVMMLTAFLHFHKREDLPVQLCFAATAEEEVSGQNGMAMLSRDVFSKHPLALAIVGEPTGMQMAVAEKGLMVLDCVAHGRTGHAARNEGINALYAALTDIEWFRTHRFERTSPVLGDVKMTVTQIDAGSQHNVVPDRCHFVVDVRVTDAYTNAEVLEEIQRHVACEVTPRSMRLAPSSIPLDHPLVQAGISMGLAAYGSPTMSDQSLLPEGVPSMKIGPGDSARSHTPDEWLGIHELEDGTATFITLLETMMRRMT, encoded by the coding sequence ATGATCGAACTGCTCACGAAACTCATTGCTACACCATCGTTCAGTCGCGATGAAGGGGCTACTGCCGACATCATTGAACAGGTGTTACGCGATGCCGGTGCCGATGTGGAACGATTCGGGAATAACGTTGTGGCGTGGGGCGTGGGGGCACGGCAAGCCGTGCCCCCACCCGCGATCCTCCTTAATTCCCACCACGACACGGTGCAACCGGGGGCGGGGTGGACGCATGATCCATTCGTGCCGGTCGTTGAAGATGGGAAGATCATTGGTTTGGGCAGTAATGACGCCGGCGGAGCATTGGTAATGATGTTGACGGCGTTCCTGCACTTCCACAAACGCGAGGATCTCCCGGTACAGTTATGTTTTGCCGCTACTGCTGAAGAGGAAGTGAGCGGACAGAATGGAATGGCCATGTTATCGCGAGATGTGTTCAGCAAGCACCCTCTGGCACTTGCCATCGTTGGAGAGCCCACAGGGATGCAGATGGCCGTTGCAGAAAAGGGGCTTATGGTGCTCGATTGCGTTGCGCATGGTCGCACAGGGCATGCAGCGCGCAACGAGGGCATCAACGCCCTGTATGCTGCGCTTACAGATATTGAGTGGTTTCGCACGCATCGCTTTGAGAGAACATCTCCGGTTTTGGGCGATGTGAAGATGACCGTTACGCAGATCGATGCCGGATCGCAGCACAACGTTGTGCCGGACAGATGTCACTTCGTTGTTGATGTGCGCGTTACCGACGCGTATACCAATGCCGAAGTCCTCGAAGAGATCCAACGCCACGTAGCGTGCGAGGTAACACCTCGTTCGATGCGGCTAGCCCCCTCCTCAATCCCTCTCGACCATCCATTGGTGCAGGCGGGGATCAGTATGGGGCTCGCAGCATACGGAAGTCCAACAATGTCCGATCAGTCGCTATTGCCTGAGGGAGTGCCATCGATGAAGATCGGTCCGGGCGACTCTGCGCGCTCACACACCCCTGATGAATGGCTCGGTATTCATGAGCTGGAAGATGGAACGGCAACGTTCATCACCCTCCTCGAAACGATGATGCGGAGAATGACATGA
- the argH gene encoding argininosuccinate lyase, which produces MKLWDKGTPIDEVMESFTVGNDREIDVRLARWDVVGSIAHVEMLGHVGLITNEERLALTNELGLLLESIDANGFVIDEDVEDVHSQVEKLLTQRLGDTGKKIHTGRSRNDQVLVDLKLFLRHELRTLRSATRDAATLLLDLAEQHQHVLLPGYTHYQIAMPSSFGLWFGGYAEALIEDMRVLDMAIDAANANPLGSAAGYGTRLPLDRELTTRALNFDRVHVTSTFAQMSRGRTEKLAAVAIAQCASTIARFAADVVHYASQNFGFITLPDALTTGSSIMPHKKNPDVFEVLRARCNRLQSLPAEIGSVLGNLPSGYHRDLQFIKDRIVPAIDEFALILRVLLHVAPQIQPVDGILLNPMYQHLFSVDRVDELVRGGMPFRDAYRQVAQEIKEGAVMHAPQASTNDAQAALGSVGNVGIGELRKRLL; this is translated from the coding sequence ATGAAGCTCTGGGATAAAGGAACGCCCATCGATGAAGTGATGGAGTCGTTCACTGTCGGCAATGACAGAGAGATCGATGTGCGTCTTGCCCGTTGGGATGTTGTCGGCTCGATCGCCCATGTCGAGATGCTTGGTCACGTAGGACTCATCACCAACGAAGAGCGACTCGCACTCACCAATGAACTTGGACTGTTGCTTGAGTCGATCGACGCCAATGGCTTTGTGATCGACGAAGATGTTGAGGATGTACATTCTCAGGTAGAGAAGCTTCTTACGCAGCGTCTCGGTGATACAGGCAAGAAGATCCACACAGGACGGAGTCGCAACGACCAAGTCCTTGTAGACCTCAAGCTCTTCCTCCGTCACGAACTTCGCACGCTACGCAGTGCCACGCGTGACGCTGCGACCCTCCTGCTTGATCTTGCCGAACAACATCAACACGTTCTTCTTCCCGGCTACACTCACTACCAGATCGCCATGCCATCGAGCTTCGGACTCTGGTTCGGAGGTTATGCAGAAGCACTCATCGAAGACATGCGTGTGTTGGACATGGCCATTGATGCTGCCAATGCAAATCCTCTCGGCAGTGCAGCAGGGTATGGAACACGATTGCCCCTTGACAGAGAGCTCACGACACGTGCATTGAACTTCGACCGAGTTCATGTGACGAGCACCTTTGCTCAGATGTCGCGCGGACGCACAGAGAAACTCGCAGCCGTAGCCATCGCGCAGTGCGCATCCACCATTGCCCGGTTCGCCGCCGACGTGGTGCATTATGCAAGTCAGAACTTCGGCTTCATCACCTTGCCCGATGCGCTCACCACCGGCTCGAGCATCATGCCGCATAAGAAGAACCCCGATGTGTTTGAGGTCTTGCGTGCACGTTGCAACCGTTTGCAGTCGCTGCCTGCCGAGATCGGCTCCGTACTCGGCAATCTTCCCTCCGGTTATCATCGCGACCTACAGTTCATCAAGGACCGCATCGTGCCTGCCATTGATGAGTTCGCATTGATCCTGCGCGTGCTTCTCCATGTAGCACCGCAGATCCAACCCGTCGACGGCATTCTCCTCAACCCCATGTATCAGCACCTCTTCAGCGTTGATCGTGTTGATGAACTCGTACGAGGCGGCATGCCCTTCAGAGACGCCTATCGTCAAGTAGCCCAAGAGATCAAGGAAGGGGCTGTTATGCACGCACCACAGGCCAGCACTAATGACGCCCAAGCTGCGCTTGGAAGCGTTGGAAATGTGGGGATAGGGGAGTTGAGGAAGCGGCTGTTGTAA
- a CDS encoding M48 family metallopeptidase has translation MMPLVQSFAELCVAVRYSGDRPRAHARSTSASTSVIDQVAQIRSTALQVTSRTVPLIHRACERVAERLLLQEAAEVYVVAEPTPNAFAPAWASGDRPIVVLHSGLVQLLSATEIEFVIGHELGHLGMRHGALFANAASSEFERLQARSFQRAAEISADRIGLLACRSIHLTASVMIKTASGLPSEHLGIDIGTFVAQMDRDPAEISREWELDLTHPSLPLRLWALLRFAHADRYAVLSGQGASGAPIAVIDSEIDERMQKIGDGALTAIEEDVYLKALTWAGLSLVMADSFVQPEDETALIQLVGADLARKAIDFATTHGRTAVDLKYTESVQRLASVGTAIQERFRVAEEAFRFTIDQSRKQ, from the coding sequence ATGATGCCACTCGTACAATCGTTTGCTGAATTGTGTGTAGCCGTACGATACTCCGGAGATCGCCCACGCGCGCATGCCCGTTCTACGTCAGCTTCCACTTCGGTCATCGATCAAGTTGCACAAATTCGATCGACGGCACTGCAGGTTACAAGCAGAACCGTTCCCCTTATCCATCGAGCATGTGAGCGTGTGGCCGAGCGGTTATTGTTACAAGAGGCAGCCGAAGTGTACGTTGTGGCTGAACCCACGCCCAATGCCTTTGCTCCCGCATGGGCATCGGGGGATCGACCGATTGTTGTACTTCACTCCGGTCTAGTGCAATTGCTGTCAGCAACCGAGATTGAATTTGTCATAGGTCACGAACTTGGGCACCTCGGGATGCGCCACGGTGCACTGTTTGCAAATGCTGCCTCATCTGAGTTTGAGCGATTGCAAGCTCGTTCATTCCAGCGTGCAGCAGAAATAAGTGCTGATCGTATTGGCTTGCTTGCATGTCGCAGCATTCATCTCACTGCAAGCGTTATGATTAAGACTGCTAGCGGTCTGCCAAGTGAACATCTTGGGATAGACATCGGCACCTTTGTTGCTCAGATGGACAGAGACCCTGCCGAGATCAGTCGCGAGTGGGAGCTCGACCTCACTCATCCGTCTCTTCCGCTACGTTTATGGGCACTACTTCGTTTTGCCCATGCCGATAGGTACGCAGTTCTTTCGGGCCAGGGGGCTAGTGGTGCGCCGATTGCAGTTATTGACTCCGAGATTGACGAACGCATGCAAAAGATTGGAGACGGAGCACTAACGGCGATCGAAGAGGACGTCTATCTGAAGGCTCTTACATGGGCTGGACTCTCGCTCGTAATGGCGGATAGTTTCGTTCAGCCAGAGGACGAAACAGCTCTCATACAGCTCGTTGGCGCTGATCTAGCACGCAAAGCAATAGATTTTGCGACTACGCATGGTCGCACAGCAGTAGATCTCAAGTATACCGAATCTGTGCAACGGCTCGCTAGCGTTGGCACGGCGATCCAAGAGCGTTTTCGAGTTGCTGAAGAAGCCTTCCGATTCACTATAGATCAGAGTAGAAAGCAATGA
- the argB gene encoding acetylglutamate kinase produces the protein MTYVIKIGGAVVDSPLLLNDVLDRCAALGSPFILVHGGGKVATKLAADLGIEQTMIDGRRVTDADTLRVVTMAYAGLVNKNVVAQLQARGVQCIGMTGADADLVRAHKRNHPTIDFGFVGDVDAVNTDVLELLLSKGISVVVAPLTHDGNGSLLNTNADTMAARIAIAMDARTMIRLRFIYEHHGVLRNIDDPTSVIDVIASSDVDGLIADGVISKGMVPKITNAVEAAKAGINVRIQHTSALGTEEGTLVQ, from the coding sequence GTGACGTATGTGATCAAGATCGGTGGGGCGGTTGTGGATAGCCCCCTACTCCTCAATGACGTGCTGGACCGCTGCGCAGCACTGGGCAGTCCATTTATCTTAGTGCATGGCGGAGGGAAGGTTGCTACAAAGCTTGCAGCTGATCTTGGAATAGAGCAGACGATGATCGATGGCAGGCGTGTGACTGATGCAGACACGTTGCGTGTTGTAACCATGGCCTATGCCGGACTCGTCAACAAGAACGTTGTAGCGCAATTGCAAGCCCGCGGTGTACAATGTATCGGCATGACCGGTGCAGATGCAGACCTTGTGCGAGCTCACAAACGCAATCATCCCACCATCGACTTCGGATTTGTCGGAGATGTGGATGCGGTCAACACCGATGTGCTTGAACTCCTCCTCTCAAAAGGCATCAGCGTAGTTGTTGCACCACTCACGCACGATGGGAACGGATCGCTCCTCAACACCAATGCCGATACCATGGCGGCGCGGATCGCGATCGCGATGGATGCGCGCACCATGATCCGATTACGGTTCATATACGAACACCACGGTGTGTTGCGCAACATTGATGATCCAACATCCGTGATCGATGTGATCGCATCATCGGACGTGGATGGTCTCATCGCAGACGGAGTGATCAGCAAGGGCATGGTGCCGAAGATCACCAATGCAGTTGAGGCGGCGAAGGCCGGCATCAACGTTCGTATTCAACACACGTCTGCACTTGGGACCGAAGAAGGGACGTTGGTTCAATGA
- a CDS encoding phosphatase PAP2 family protein: MTRKTIAFGISAVAMVISMLWLDVPVAQWINAHQTSSMKSVGLILEEIGRSHWILGYCVVMTIIAWRSMRSLAHKHLALFASVAISGIAANIIKVIACRPRPPLLIERGITDWNLFGFQMDYIWNSFPSGHATTGLAIAISGSTVYPRLRWLFWIVGIAIALGRVMLNAHYLSDIIAGGMLGGVVAYGILRYTPKPPRNASPHDFVVG; this comes from the coding sequence ATGACACGGAAGACCATCGCGTTCGGCATCAGCGCTGTTGCAATGGTGATCTCAATGTTGTGGCTGGATGTTCCCGTTGCACAGTGGATCAACGCCCATCAGACGAGCAGCATGAAGTCCGTTGGACTCATCCTCGAAGAGATCGGCAGATCTCACTGGATCCTTGGCTACTGTGTTGTGATGACCATCATCGCATGGCGGTCCATGCGTTCCCTTGCGCACAAACACCTCGCACTGTTTGCCAGTGTTGCCATCTCCGGCATTGCGGCGAACATCATCAAGGTCATTGCGTGCAGGCCCCGTCCGCCCCTTCTCATCGAACGCGGCATCACCGACTGGAACCTCTTCGGATTCCAGATGGACTACATTTGGAACAGCTTTCCGAGCGGTCACGCAACAACCGGACTCGCCATTGCCATCTCCGGCTCCACCGTCTACCCTCGACTCCGCTGGCTCTTCTGGATCGTAGGAATTGCCATCGCTCTCGGCCGTGTGATGCTCAACGCTCACTACCTCAGCGACATTATCGCCGGAGGAATGTTAGGGGGCGTTGTGGCCTATGGGATCTTGCGGTATACGCCGAAGCCCCCACGAAACGCTAGCCCCCACGACTTCGTCGTGGGCTAG